GGGATATGGCAGCTGGATGAAAGCGACCAGCGACTGGATGATAGGCCTGGGCGCCTTTGAATCCTTCCTCGGCGTTTTCAGTATGGCGCTGTTCCTGGTCACCTTCACCCGCAAGATGACCAGATAACATGGGGTGAAGAGCGAAAGGAGAGTCATAGAGAGGCGAAGCCTCTCTTTCTTAACTTTCCCCCTTCCCCATTTGGGAAGGGGGATTAAGGGGGATGGGGTTACCGAATGAAAGGCTATGTCGTGTGACGAGATTGCTTCGTCGCTAGTGCTCCTCGCAATGACACGAAAGGGTGGTGCTCCTCAGAAGGGGCGAAGCCTCTCTTTCTTAACTTTCCCCCTTCCCCATTTGGGGAAGGGGGATACAGGGGGATGTGGCTTTAAACAGATAAGATGAACAATAGCAAGTCCTACTACCGCTGGTTCATCCTCGCCCTTTCGGCGCTGACCTTCACCTTCGTGGTCGCCATGCCCACCATGTGCCTGCCCGTCCTCTTCGAGGAGATTAGCCGGGACCTTGACCTGAGCCTGGTGCAGATTGGCGCCGTCTGGGGGATGGTTTCGCTGGCCGGGATGTTCGTTGTGCTGGCCGGCGGGCTACTCGGTGACCGCTTCGGGGCTAAGCGTGTCCTGGCGGTATCCTGCCTGCTGGCAGGGCTGGCCGGTGCCCTTCGGGGACTGTCCGGGGATTTCGCCACGCTGGTGGGTACCCTGTTCCTCTTCGGCCTCCTGACGGCCACTATCCCCCCGGTAGTCCACAAGACCTGCGGTATCTGGTTCTCGGGCCGACGCCTGGGGCTGGCAAACGGGGTGGTCTCGATGGGCATGGCGGTAGGCTTTACCGTGGGGGCGATGATAAGTGCCACCGTACTCTCCCCGGCACTCGGCGGGTGGAGGAACGTCCTCTTCCTCTACGGGGGAATATCCGTCGTTATCGGCATCGTCTGGTTGCTTACGCGCAGCCAGCCGGCGCAGGCTGAGTCGTCAGATAGCGCGGCAGTCACGGTACCATTTCGCCAGGCGCTGTCACGGGTAGCCAGAAACCGGTATGTCTGGCTGCTGGGCTTCATCCTGGTCGGCCAGACGGGGTGCGTACAGGGGACGCTCGGCTACCTGCCGCTCTATCTCCGGGACATCGGCTGGACGCCGGCCAGCGCGGACGGCGCCCTGGCAACATTCCATGCCACCAGTATCGTGGGCGTCATCCCACTGGCTCTGCTGTCCGGCAGACTTCGCTCGAGGAAGACGGTCCTGTTTGCCGCCGCGGTGATGACGGCCGTTGGTGTCGGTCTGCTGTCGGTGAACGAGGGCTCTCTGGTCTGGCTGGCAGTGGTGATTGCCGGAGTCGTCCGCGATGGTTACATGGCGGTACTGATGACAACGATTAT
This genomic stretch from Dehalococcoidales bacterium harbors:
- a CDS encoding MFS transporter, whose amino-acid sequence is MNNSKSYYRWFILALSALTFTFVVAMPTMCLPVLFEEISRDLDLSLVQIGAVWGMVSLAGMFVVLAGGLLGDRFGAKRVLAVSCLLAGLAGALRGLSGDFATLVGTLFLFGLLTATIPPVVHKTCGIWFSGRRLGLANGVVSMGMAVGFTVGAMISATVLSPALGGWRNVLFLYGGISVVIGIVWLLTRSQPAQAESSDSAAVTVPFRQALSRVARNRYVWLLGFILVGQTGCVQGTLGYLPLYLRDIGWTPASADGALATFHATSIVGVIPLALLSGRLRSRKTVLFAAAVMTAVGVGLLSVNEGSLVWLAVVIAGVVRDGYMAVLMTTIIETEGIGVTYAGTAMGLILTLSRASSFASPPIGNSLADTNLSLPFVFWAALAAASLVGFYFLRQKKPSPG